A window of the Chitinophagaceae bacterium genome harbors these coding sequences:
- a CDS encoding PKD domain-containing protein, whose protein sequence is MKKIFGNIFIVFLSLLSIHTFGADNYFFGQEVSQVQITDVLTEENELNKSIEKFSIYELNTSEIYNYSNSFQANIIEFNLELENSFSWNLAIELNDLRAKKTFKTRVKTDEGIITLPPSPASTYIGNLTNYKNSRVRLSIRKDVFLGMIAKEGNEFFIEPVSRYVENAPADWFVVYNVKNVIDDGKAICGAHDLVENMILPEDFESVEQENMRGSRGECLLASIAIAADGSMVSKLGNVQNVENEILDIFNIVEDRYLDPDINIGYEIATIFISSNVNLDPWAFNGDFGDYLGEFTSWGNNGGFGTSFALASIWTNKNFAGGAVGLAWVGSVCTNTRYNANQHFTPNMLRLIQVQAHEMGHNWGAGHAPDNNSPNNVYVMSPSVGSLNDQWHPQTITSITNHKNSRTCLSSGCLIAPVSNFLTDVIVSCDGTVNFTDNSFNSPTSWEWDFGDGTTSTQQNPSHTYQNSGLYTITLTTSNDFGENELLQENFIVVDIIEKPQTTDAESCEPGEVTLTASGTEELIWYDAPTGGNIVNTGNTFTTNLSETTTFYVESSNIPDPQFFSETINTFASGAYFTANDSWGLFFDIHSPLTLKSVKVFSDLSANRTIQILSGSSVIYSEQKFIPAGESRVDIDASLQAGEDYLIKVTGNTVSLYRNDAGAVYPYEINGLISITGNNTNTGTADDYYYYFYDWEVQEPGCATERSEVTAFIDECSNIENFQNADFISVYPNPANGIYNATISLNLKSNVQLEVLNTMGQRIYHQQTEAVGDYTHSIDITNHAGGIYILRILVDDMIFYRKLIKE, encoded by the coding sequence ATGAAAAAAATCTTTGGCAACATTTTTATTGTTTTTTTATCTCTTTTATCTATACATACCTTTGGTGCAGATAATTATTTTTTCGGACAAGAAGTTTCTCAAGTACAGATTACAGATGTCCTTACAGAAGAAAATGAATTGAATAAATCAATCGAAAAATTCAGCATTTATGAACTAAATACTTCTGAAATTTATAATTACAGCAATAGTTTTCAAGCTAATATAATTGAATTTAATCTTGAGTTAGAAAATTCTTTCAGCTGGAATTTAGCGATTGAGCTTAATGATTTAAGGGCAAAAAAAACTTTCAAAACACGTGTAAAAACAGACGAAGGAATTATTACGCTTCCACCAAGTCCGGCTTCTACCTACATTGGAAATCTTACAAACTACAAAAATAGCAGAGTCAGGTTATCTATACGTAAAGATGTTTTCCTGGGAATGATAGCTAAAGAAGGCAATGAATTTTTTATAGAGCCTGTCAGCAGATATGTTGAAAATGCGCCGGCAGATTGGTTTGTAGTTTACAATGTCAAAAATGTAATAGATGATGGCAAAGCCATTTGCGGAGCGCATGATTTAGTTGAAAACATGATATTACCGGAGGATTTTGAGAGTGTTGAACAAGAAAATATGAGAGGCAGCAGAGGTGAATGTTTGCTGGCCAGTATTGCAATAGCTGCAGATGGTTCAATGGTGAGCAAACTCGGAAATGTGCAGAATGTTGAAAATGAAATACTGGATATATTTAATATTGTTGAGGACCGGTATTTAGATCCGGATATTAACATTGGTTATGAAATAGCTACCATTTTCATTTCAAGCAATGTCAATCTTGACCCCTGGGCTTTTAATGGTGATTTTGGAGATTATTTAGGTGAATTTACTTCATGGGGAAATAATGGCGGATTTGGGACATCTTTTGCCTTAGCATCTATCTGGACGAATAAAAACTTTGCCGGTGGTGCTGTGGGACTGGCCTGGGTAGGTTCAGTATGTACTAATACAAGATATAACGCCAATCAGCATTTCACACCGAATATGCTGCGTCTCATACAGGTTCAGGCTCATGAAATGGGTCATAACTGGGGTGCCGGACATGCACCGGATAACAACTCTCCAAATAATGTTTATGTTATGTCTCCATCCGTTGGTTCACTTAATGATCAGTGGCATCCGCAAACAATTACTTCAATTACGAATCATAAAAACTCGAGAACTTGCTTGAGTTCAGGTTGCTTAATAGCTCCTGTATCTAATTTTTTAACTGATGTAATAGTTTCCTGTGACGGAACTGTTAATTTTACAGATAATTCCTTTAACTCACCTACCAGTTGGGAATGGGATTTTGGTGATGGGACGACTTCAACCCAACAAAACCCAAGTCATACTTACCAAAACAGCGGACTATATACCATAACCCTTACCACATCCAATGATTTTGGAGAAAATGAACTTTTACAGGAAAACTTTATCGTTGTTGATATCATAGAGAAACCGCAAACTACAGATGCTGAAAGTTGTGAGCCCGGAGAAGTTACGCTGACTGCAAGTGGCACAGAAGAATTAATATGGTATGATGCACCGACTGGTGGAAATATCGTCAATACAGGAAATACCTTTACAACCAACCTATCGGAAACAACTACTTTTTATGTAGAATCTTCAAATATACCCGACCCTCAATTTTTTAGTGAAACGATTAATACATTTGCAAGCGGTGCTTACTTTACAGCCAATGATTCATGGGGTTTATTTTTTGATATTCATAGTCCTTTAACTTTAAAATCTGTTAAAGTTTTTTCAGACTTATCAGCAAATCGTACTATACAGATACTATCCGGTTCATCAGTTATTTACTCAGAACAAAAATTCATTCCCGCCGGAGAGAGCAGAGTAGATATTGACGCAAGTTTACAAGCAGGAGAAGATTACCTCATTAAAGTAACCGGAAATACTGTAAGTTTATATCGAAATGATGCCGGAGCAGTATACCCTTATGAAATAAACGGATTAATCAGCATAACCGGAAATAATACGAATACAGGCACAGCCGATGATTATTATTACTATTTCTACGATTGGGAAGTGCAGGAGCCGGGCTGCGCAACTGAACGTTCTGAAGTTACCGCTTTTATAGATGAGTGTTCTAATATAGAGAATTTTCAAAATGCTGATTTTATAAGTGTTTATCCAAACCCTGCTAATGGTATTTATAATGCCACTATCAGTTTAAATCTAAAAAGTAATGTCCAATTAGAAGTCCTTAACACAATGGGACAGCGTATTTATCATCAGCAAACAGAGGCTGTTGGAGATTACACCCACAGCATTGATATTACCAATCATGCCGGCGGAATTTATATCCTACGAATCTTAGTAGACGATATGATTTTTTACAGAAAGCTGATTAAGGAATAA
- the clpX gene encoding ATP-dependent Clp protease ATP-binding subunit ClpX, giving the protein MKNDKGNKCSFCGRKREEVAILIAGIDGFICENCVVQAQQIIDEELSPHGKAYSFSMGKTLKPFGIVDFLKKYVIGQEEAKKVLAVSVYNHYKRLSQQVTDDVEIEKSNILMVGETGTGKTLLAKTIARFLNVPFTIVDATVFTEAGYVGEDVESILTRLLQVCNYDVKAAEKGIVYIDEIDKIARKGDNPSITRDVSGEGVQQSILKLLEGTEVFVPPQGGRKHPDQKMIKINTQNILFICGGAFDGIQKHIAKRMQAQVIGFSKADNDKIEVDKENLLQYIGPQDLKAFGLIPELIGRLPVLTYLEPLNAKTLKQILIEPKNALVKQYQKLFEIENIKLEFEDEALDFIVEKAVEYKLGARGLRSICEAIILDAMFELPSSEGVTELKVSVDYAKEKFNKSNIKKLKAA; this is encoded by the coding sequence ATGAAAAACGATAAAGGGAACAAATGTTCTTTTTGCGGAAGAAAAAGAGAAGAAGTTGCCATTTTAATTGCCGGCATCGACGGATTTATTTGTGAAAACTGTGTTGTTCAGGCTCAGCAAATCATAGATGAAGAATTAAGTCCTCATGGAAAAGCATATTCTTTCAGTATGGGTAAAACCCTAAAACCTTTCGGAATTGTTGATTTTCTGAAGAAATATGTGATTGGGCAGGAAGAGGCTAAAAAAGTATTAGCAGTCTCTGTTTATAACCACTACAAAAGATTAAGCCAACAGGTAACTGATGATGTGGAAATTGAAAAATCTAACATTTTAATGGTAGGTGAAACCGGAACCGGGAAAACACTTTTAGCAAAAACTATCGCCCGCTTCCTGAATGTTCCTTTTACCATTGTGGATGCAACTGTATTTACAGAGGCCGGATATGTGGGTGAAGACGTTGAAAGTATTTTAACCCGCCTGTTACAGGTATGTAATTATGATGTTAAAGCTGCAGAAAAAGGTATCGTTTACATAGATGAAATAGATAAAATTGCCAGAAAAGGCGATAATCCTTCCATAACCAGAGATGTGAGTGGAGAAGGAGTTCAACAATCTATATTAAAGTTGCTGGAAGGAACAGAAGTCTTTGTGCCGCCTCAGGGAGGACGTAAGCATCCTGACCAGAAAATGATAAAAATAAATACCCAAAATATCTTATTCATTTGTGGCGGAGCCTTCGATGGTATTCAAAAGCATATAGCTAAAAGAATGCAGGCTCAGGTCATTGGCTTCAGTAAAGCCGATAATGACAAAATAGAAGTAGATAAGGAAAATCTTTTACAGTATATAGGACCACAGGATTTAAAGGCTTTTGGCTTAATCCCTGAGTTAATCGGTCGTTTGCCGGTTCTGACATATTTAGAGCCACTGAATGCAAAAACACTCAAACAAATTCTAATTGAACCTAAAAATGCTCTGGTAAAACAATATCAGAAACTATTTGAAATTGAAAATATCAAGCTTGAATTTGAAGATGAAGCGCTGGACTTTATCGTTGAAAAAGCTGTGGAGTACAAATTAGGTGCCCGCGGACTCCGATCTATTTGCGAAGCAATTATACTGGATGCAATGTTTGAATTACCCTCTTCTGAAGGTGTAACCGAACTAAAGGTTTCGGTTGATTATGCAAAAGAAAAATTTAACAAGTCTAATATTAAGAAGCTAAAAGCTGCTTAA
- the clpP gene encoding ATP-dependent Clp endopeptidase proteolytic subunit ClpP — translation MNFKEDFKKFAVKDQGINSLYLDAMIESSITNFTPAIIEERPMNATSIDVFSRLMMDRIIFLGLPINDYVANVIQAQLLYLESTDPKRDIQIYINSPGGMVYAGLGIYDTMQYIKPDVATICTGIAASMAAVLLCAGHPGKRTALTHSRVMIHQPMGGAQGQATDIEITHKQIQLLKKELYDIISKHSGKSYDKIEKDSDRDYWMVAKEAKEYGMIDEVLVRNERKSD, via the coding sequence ATGAATTTCAAAGAGGATTTTAAAAAGTTTGCTGTTAAAGATCAGGGTATTAACAGCTTATATCTGGATGCGATGATAGAATCATCCATTACAAACTTCACCCCGGCAATTATTGAAGAACGTCCAATGAACGCAACTTCTATTGATGTTTTTTCAAGATTAATGATGGACAGAATCATATTTTTAGGCTTACCTATCAATGATTATGTAGCCAATGTGATTCAGGCTCAGCTGTTATATCTGGAGTCTACAGATCCCAAAAGAGATATACAGATTTATATCAACAGCCCGGGAGGTATGGTATATGCCGGTCTTGGAATTTATGACACTATGCAGTATATCAAACCGGATGTGGCAACAATTTGCACCGGGATAGCTGCTTCTATGGCTGCCGTTTTACTTTGTGCCGGTCATCCCGGAAAAAGAACAGCACTAACCCATAGCAGAGTTATGATTCACCAGCCAATGGGTGGAGCTCAGGGACAAGCAACAGATATTGAAATTACGCATAAGCAAATACAACTCCTGAAAAAAGAATTGTACGATATTATAAGTAAGCATAGTGGAAAAAGCTATGATAAAATTGAAAAAGATTCTGACAGAGATTACTGGATGGTAGCCAAAGAGGCGAAAGAATACGGTATGATTGATGAAGTTCTTGTAAGAAACGAAAGAAAATCAGATTAA
- a CDS encoding bifunctional (p)ppGpp synthetase/guanosine-3',5'-bis(diphosphate) 3'-pyrophosphohydrolase: MKTHIIDSEQENKLILKEYRSMLRCIQQKLTKSDRRFIRLAFEMAVDAHKDMRRKSGEPYILHPLAVAQIVAKEIGLGSTAVICALLHDVVEDTELTLEDIEREFGKKIAKIIDGLTKISGVLDLSSSLQAENFRKLLLTLTDDVRVILIKMADRLHNMRTLDSVPRHKQLKIASETSYLYAPLAHRLGLYAIKTELEDLSLKFTEREVYREIATKLNQTKRERSKYINEFIKPLKDGLVENTNLDFEIYGRPKSIHSIYSKMKSKSVTFEEVYDLFAIRVILDSPPEREKSDCWNVYSKVTDIYRPNPDRLRDWISTPKANGYEALHTTVMGPKGRWVEVQIRTKRMNEIAEKGYAAHWKYKEGAVESRDSSLDDWLLRIREILQNQDSNALDFINDFKLNLYSDEIYVFTPQGDLKMLPKSATALDFAFEIHTDLGVKCIGAKVNHKLVPLSYELSNGDQVEIITSKKQKPNEDWLNFVVTGKARSKIKSSLKEEKRTLAKIGEDYFNKRLKQLKVKKNSSVIQEFMSYFKMTSPLDFYYNIAIGRISKAKLESLKYEKNKLIDPEVKEKAKIDEVPKEVSKAKIDKHTELLIFDESADKIEYKFASCCKPIPGDDVFGFITINEGIKIHKTNCPNAIKLMSSYGHRIVKTKWTKQQEIAFLTELLISGIDDMGVMNRMTSIISGELKINMRSISVDSKDGIFEGRITVFVNDTDQLEALIIRLRELEGVLSVSRRDY; this comes from the coding sequence TTGAAAACACATATAATAGATAGCGAGCAAGAGAATAAGCTGATTTTAAAGGAGTATCGGTCGATGTTGCGATGCATCCAGCAAAAGCTTACAAAAAGTGACAGACGCTTTATACGTCTGGCTTTTGAGATGGCTGTTGATGCTCATAAAGATATGCGAAGAAAGTCAGGAGAGCCTTATATACTCCATCCTCTAGCAGTAGCACAAATAGTAGCAAAGGAAATTGGTTTGGGTTCAACGGCAGTTATTTGCGCATTGCTTCACGATGTGGTAGAAGATACTGAGTTAACATTGGAGGATATTGAAAGAGAGTTTGGAAAAAAAATTGCGAAGATAATTGATGGTTTAACAAAAATATCCGGTGTACTGGATTTGTCCAGTAGCCTGCAGGCAGAAAATTTTCGAAAACTGTTGCTTACATTAACTGATGATGTGCGGGTTATATTAATTAAAATGGCCGACAGACTTCATAATATGAGAACGCTGGATTCTGTACCCAGACACAAACAGTTAAAAATAGCTTCTGAAACCAGTTATTTATATGCTCCTCTGGCCCATAGATTAGGGCTTTATGCTATTAAAACAGAGTTAGAAGATTTATCTTTAAAATTTACAGAAAGAGAAGTTTACCGCGAAATTGCAACCAAACTAAATCAGACTAAAAGGGAAAGGTCCAAATATATAAATGAGTTTATAAAACCGCTTAAAGACGGATTGGTAGAGAACACTAATCTGGATTTTGAAATATACGGTCGTCCCAAATCTATACATTCTATTTATAGTAAAATGAAAAGTAAATCAGTGACTTTTGAGGAGGTCTATGATTTGTTTGCCATACGCGTGATTTTAGATTCTCCACCAGAAAGAGAGAAATCTGATTGCTGGAATGTATACTCTAAAGTTACAGATATTTACAGACCCAATCCGGATAGGTTGAGGGATTGGATTTCGACTCCTAAGGCAAATGGTTACGAAGCCTTACATACAACAGTTATGGGCCCTAAAGGTCGTTGGGTTGAAGTACAAATCAGGACAAAACGCATGAATGAAATAGCGGAGAAAGGCTATGCTGCCCATTGGAAATATAAGGAAGGCGCTGTGGAAAGCAGAGATAGTTCATTAGATGACTGGTTGTTGAGAATTCGGGAAATTTTACAAAATCAGGATTCAAACGCATTAGATTTTATTAATGATTTTAAGTTAAATTTATATTCTGATGAAATTTATGTATTTACCCCTCAGGGAGATTTGAAAATGCTTCCGAAAAGTGCTACTGCTTTAGATTTTGCCTTTGAGATTCATACAGATTTAGGGGTTAAGTGTATAGGCGCTAAAGTAAATCATAAACTGGTACCACTGAGTTATGAATTAAGCAATGGGGATCAGGTAGAAATCATTACATCTAAAAAGCAAAAACCCAACGAAGACTGGCTGAATTTTGTGGTTACCGGTAAAGCCCGCTCAAAAATAAAGTCTTCATTAAAAGAAGAGAAAAGAACATTGGCAAAAATCGGAGAGGATTATTTTAATAAGAGGCTTAAGCAGTTAAAAGTTAAAAAAAATTCTTCTGTTATTCAGGAGTTTATGAGTTATTTCAAAATGACAAGTCCACTGGATTTTTATTATAATATTGCTATAGGAAGAATATCTAAAGCCAAGTTGGAAAGTTTAAAATACGAGAAAAATAAGCTGATAGATCCTGAGGTAAAAGAAAAAGCAAAGATAGATGAAGTTCCAAAAGAAGTGTCTAAAGCGAAAATTGACAAGCATACTGAATTGTTGATTTTCGATGAATCAGCAGATAAAATAGAATACAAATTTGCCAGTTGCTGCAAGCCTATCCCCGGCGATGATGTATTTGGCTTTATTACAATTAATGAAGGCATAAAAATTCACAAAACAAATTGCCCGAATGCAATTAAGCTTATGTCAAGCTATGGCCACCGTATTGTAAAGACAAAGTGGACCAAACAACAGGAAATTGCATTCCTTACTGAGCTTTTAATAAGTGGTATAGATGATATGGGTGTTATGAACAGAATGACCAGTATTATTTCCGGTGAATTGAAAATAAATATGAGAAGTATATCGGTTGATAGCAAAGACGGTATTTTTGAAGGCAGGATTACTGTTTTTGTGAATGATACCGATCAATTAGAAGCACTCATTATCCGATTGAGAGAACTAGAAGGCGTACTTTCAGTTAGTCGTCGCGATTATTGA
- a CDS encoding transcriptional repressor, with protein sequence MEDQKKEKIEITREILSEYLEKNKLRKTPERFAILHEIYNRNDHFDAETLYKTMINKGFNVSRATVYNTLDILLECELVVRHQFGKSQSVYEKSYGYRQHDHLICLDCGVVKEFCDPRIQQIENMVGELMQFEVDHHSLTLYGKCTKIDCEFKAMS encoded by the coding sequence ATGGAAGATCAGAAAAAGGAGAAGATAGAAATCACCCGGGAAATTTTATCGGAATACTTAGAGAAAAATAAGTTGCGTAAAACACCTGAGCGATTTGCTATTCTTCATGAAATCTATAACAGGAATGACCATTTTGATGCAGAAACTCTTTATAAGACAATGATTAACAAAGGGTTTAATGTTAGCCGGGCAACTGTTTACAATACACTTGACATACTGCTTGAGTGTGAATTAGTAGTCAGGCATCAATTTGGGAAAAGTCAGTCTGTGTACGAGAAATCATACGGATACAGGCAGCATGATCATTTAATTTGTTTAGATTGCGGCGTAGTTAAAGAGTTTTGTGACCCAAGAATACAGCAGATAGAGAATATGGTTGGAGAACTCATGCAGTTTGAAGTTGACCACCATTCTTTAACTTTATATGGAAAATGTACCAAAATTGATTGTGAATTTAAAGCAATGAGTTAA
- a CDS encoding anti-sigma factor antagonist gives MEILIEKAENVNVITLKGSLLAEVQSRELLEKFQALIAEGEVNFIFDLGELEFINSSGLGLLLTCLTKSRKAGGEVILANVPGQVNNLLVMTKLNNIFYNTDNIPAALKKFEK, from the coding sequence ATGGAAATATTAATTGAAAAAGCTGAAAACGTAAATGTTATAACTTTAAAAGGGAGCTTATTGGCAGAAGTACAAAGCAGAGAACTTTTAGAGAAATTTCAGGCTTTGATAGCTGAAGGGGAAGTTAACTTTATTTTTGATTTAGGAGAGTTGGAGTTTATAAATTCTTCCGGCCTGGGCTTGTTACTTACTTGTCTTACTAAGTCAAGAAAGGCAGGAGGGGAGGTCATTTTAGCGAATGTTCCGGGGCAGGTTAATAATCTCCTTGTAATGACAAAGCTGAATAATATTTTTTACAATACGGATAATATTCCTGCTGCTCTCAAAAAGTTTGAAAAATAA
- a CDS encoding adenylosuccinate synthase, with product MHVDVLLGLQWGDEGKGKIVDVLSEKYNAVARFQGGPNAGHTLIIEGKKFILHTIPSGIFREKTLNIIGSGVVIDPIVLKKEIDMLMQAGVDVRKNLFISDKAHLILPSHKILDAASEFKKGSLKIGSTLKGIGPAYMDRTGRNGLRTGDMIHSDFDSVYDQLKQKHFHLLTLYDFEYEFEEKEWLDAVDFIRKEIKIGNAEYLCNNLLKENKTILAEGAQGSLLDVQFGTYPYVTSSHTLSASSCIGLGIAPNKIREVYGITKAYCTRVGSGPFPTELDNEEGDALRKAGNEFGSTTGRSRRCGWIDIPALKYAVMLNGLTQLIVTKIDVLNTFKVLKACTHYDIGGKLTEELPFNLEDENLKTVYKSFEGWNQSIENCDDFSALPKELLTFVEYLENTLSCPVTMISNGPDRKELIHKPKTETVL from the coding sequence ATGCATGTTGATGTTCTTTTAGGACTCCAGTGGGGAGACGAAGGGAAGGGTAAAATCGTTGATGTTTTATCTGAAAAGTATAATGCTGTAGCCCGATTCCAGGGAGGTCCAAACGCCGGGCACACCCTCATTATAGAAGGTAAAAAGTTTATTCTGCACACCATACCTTCGGGTATTTTTAGGGAAAAAACACTTAATATAATTGGCAGTGGTGTAGTAATTGACCCTATAGTTTTGAAGAAAGAAATTGATATGCTTATGCAAGCAGGTGTCGATGTCAGAAAGAATTTGTTTATTTCTGATAAAGCACACCTGATATTGCCTTCTCATAAAATTTTGGACGCTGCTTCTGAATTTAAAAAAGGTTCCCTGAAAATTGGATCAACTCTAAAGGGAATCGGACCGGCATATATGGACAGAACCGGCAGAAACGGATTAAGAACAGGTGATATGATTCACTCTGATTTCGATAGTGTTTACGATCAACTCAAACAAAAACATTTTCATTTGTTGACACTTTATGATTTTGAATATGAATTTGAAGAAAAGGAGTGGCTGGATGCGGTAGATTTCATCAGAAAAGAAATCAAAATCGGGAATGCAGAGTATTTATGTAATAATTTACTGAAGGAAAATAAAACCATTTTAGCTGAAGGTGCGCAAGGCTCTTTGCTTGATGTTCAATTCGGAACTTATCCCTACGTAACTTCTTCACATACATTGAGTGCTTCTTCATGTATTGGTTTAGGCATTGCCCCAAATAAAATAAGAGAAGTTTATGGTATAACAAAAGCCTATTGTACAAGAGTAGGCAGCGGACCATTCCCAACAGAATTAGATAATGAAGAAGGGGATGCACTGAGAAAAGCCGGTAATGAATTTGGCTCTACTACAGGCAGGTCAAGAAGATGTGGATGGATTGACATTCCTGCTTTGAAGTATGCCGTTATGCTAAATGGCTTAACGCAGTTAATTGTTACTAAAATAGATGTTTTAAATACTTTTAAAGTCTTAAAAGCATGTACCCACTATGATATTGGAGGAAAATTAACTGAAGAGCTTCCTTTTAATCTGGAAGATGAAAATCTGAAAACAGTTTATAAATCATTTGAAGGCTGGAATCAATCAATTGAAAACTGCGATGATTTTTCAGCCTTACCAAAGGAATTGCTGACTTTTGTAGAATATTTAGAAAATACCTTGTCTTGCCCGGTGACTATGATATCTAACGGTCCGGACAGAAAAGAACTGATACATAAACCAAAAACAGAAACAGTTCTCTAA
- a CDS encoding anthranilate synthase component I family protein, which produces MIQEASFTVPTDFNLRKFVLNESQKHNYFCVFSSSDLESDIYREYDFLIAVGCQKKIELFNGENSFEKLNHFVSNAKLKVFGVLSYDLKNEIYPGYFSSQKNTFPHLAFFEPLTLISKKVNSNTVSIQTYSSEKKDYFINKLQTPDIQSEADANPQTSNIDAPFKCNFTKEEYTATVNSIKNDLESGDIYELNLCLEFSSQMKRFNSGRIFLTLNEMSPSPFSALFSFGDYKLISSSPERYLKNKNGHLVAQPIKGTRQRSADFYTDERLKDELREDKKEIAENVMIVDLMRNDLAKVAQAGSIEVPELFKIYSFKHVHQMISTITATLDENKFQWSDAVKASFPMGSMTGAPKLRAMERIELYEKNDRKWYSGALGYISPNGSFDLSVVIRSILYDAQSERMSFQAGSAITWDALAENEWEECLLKAEAMKKAIQRSL; this is translated from the coding sequence TTGATACAGGAAGCTTCATTTACAGTACCCACAGATTTTAACCTGAGGAAATTTGTATTGAATGAATCTCAAAAGCACAACTACTTTTGTGTTTTCTCATCTTCAGATCTTGAGTCTGACATTTACCGGGAATATGATTTTCTGATAGCCGTAGGGTGTCAGAAAAAAATTGAATTATTCAACGGCGAAAATAGCTTTGAAAAGTTAAATCATTTTGTAAGTAATGCTAAACTAAAGGTTTTTGGAGTGCTTTCTTATGATCTGAAAAATGAGATTTATCCGGGATATTTTTCATCCCAAAAAAATACTTTTCCCCATCTGGCATTTTTTGAACCCCTTACTTTAATTTCTAAAAAAGTTAACAGCAATACTGTTTCAATTCAAACTTACAGCTCTGAAAAAAAGGATTACTTTATTAATAAATTACAAACTCCTGATATTCAGAGTGAAGCTGATGCAAATCCGCAAACTTCAAATATTGATGCTCCTTTCAAGTGCAATTTTACTAAAGAGGAATATACTGCAACCGTAAATAGTATTAAGAATGACTTGGAGTCAGGAGATATTTATGAATTAAATCTGTGTTTGGAATTTTCTTCGCAAATGAAAAGATTCAATTCCGGGAGAATCTTCCTTACTTTAAATGAAATGAGTCCTTCACCCTTTTCAGCATTGTTTTCATTTGGAGATTATAAATTGATAAGCAGCAGCCCCGAACGGTATTTAAAAAATAAAAACGGACACCTAGTAGCCCAGCCGATTAAGGGAACCCGGCAACGCTCAGCAGATTTTTATACGGATGAAAGACTAAAAGACGAGCTGAGAGAGGATAAGAAAGAGATTGCTGAGAATGTTATGATTGTTGATTTAATGAGAAATGATCTGGCTAAAGTTGCTCAAGCGGGAAGCATAGAAGTGCCTGAGCTTTTTAAGATTTACAGTTTTAAGCATGTACATCAAATGATTTCTACAATTACAGCCACATTAGATGAAAATAAATTTCAATGGTCAGATGCCGTAAAAGCTAGTTTCCCAATGGGTTCAATGACCGGTGCACCAAAGTTAAGAGCGATGGAGAGAATTGAATTGTATGAGAAAAATGACAGAAAGTGGTATTCCGGTGCATTAGGATATATTAGTCCTAATGGGAGTTTTGATTTGAGCGTAGTAATCAGAAGTATACTTTATGATGCGCAATCAGAAAGAATGTCTTTTCAGGCGGGGAGTGCTATAACATGGGATGCTCTTGCTGAAAATGAATGGGAAGAGTGTTTATTAAAAGCAGAGGCAATGAAAAAAGCTATTCAAAGAAGTCTTTAA